A stretch of Bos indicus isolate NIAB-ARS_2022 breed Sahiwal x Tharparkar chromosome 24, NIAB-ARS_B.indTharparkar_mat_pri_1.0, whole genome shotgun sequence DNA encodes these proteins:
- the LOC109577650 gene encoding small ribosomal subunit protein uS8-like: MVRMNVLADALKSINNAEKRGKRQVLIRPCSKVIIRFLTVMMKHGYIGEFEIIDDHRAGKIVVNLTGRLNKCGVISPRFDVQLKDLEKWQNNLLSSRQFGFIVLTTSAGIMDHEEARRKHTGGKILGFFF; the protein is encoded by the coding sequence ATGGTGCGCATGAATGTCCTGGCCGATGCTCTCAAGAGTATCAACAATGCCGAAAAGAGAGGCAAACGCCAGGTCCTTATTAGGCCATGCTCCAAAGTCATCATCAGGTTTCTAACAGTGATGATGAAACATGGTTATATTGGCGAATTTGAAATCATTGATGATCACAGGGCTGGGAAAATTGTTGTGAACCTCACAGGCAGGCTAAATAAGTGTGGAGTGATCAGCCCTAGATTTGATGTGCAACTcaaagatctagaaaaatggcagaatAACCTGCTCTCATCCCGTCAGTTTGGTTTCATTGTACTGACAACCTCAGCTGGCATCATGGACCATGAAGAAGCAAGACGAAAACATACAGGAGGGAAAATCCTTGGATTCTTTTTCTAG